One genomic window of Medicago truncatula cultivar Jemalong A17 chromosome 1, MtrunA17r5.0-ANR, whole genome shotgun sequence includes the following:
- the LOC25485019 gene encoding very-long-chain aldehyde decarbonylase GL1-9 has protein sequence MVFWEGYVSDEVMGTFAPIVVYWIYAGFYHLLPSLDNYRLHTTRDEEKKNLVPFKAVVKGVLLQQLVQAIVALILLTTTSNASGVTVQPSITKQIIQIIIAMFVMDTWQYFVHRYMHQNKFLYRHIHSQHHRLVVPYAIGALYNHPIEGLLLDTVGGALSFLVSGMTARTAVIFFCFAVVKTVDDHCGLWLPGNIFHLFFQNNTAYHDIHHQLQGLKYNYSQPFFPIWDKILGTYMPFNLVKRAEGGFEARPAKD, from the exons ATGGTTTTCTGGGAAGGATATGTGAGTGATGAAGTGATGGGGACTTTTGCTCCTATTGTGGTTTATTGGATATATGCTGGATTTTATCACTTGCTTCCTTCTTTAGATAATTACCGGCTGCATACTACGagagatgaagaaaagaagaatTTGGTACCCTTTAAAGCAGTTGTGAAAGGTGTTTTGCTTCAGCAGCTTGTTCAGGCAATTGTTGCACTCATCTTG TTGACGACGACATCAAATGCATCAGGGGTTACTGTGCAGCCTTCTATCACTAAGCAAATTATTCAGATCATTATTGCAATGTTTGTGATGGATACATGGCAGTACTTTGTGCATCGGTACATGCATCAGAACAAGTTTTTATACCGCCATATCCACTCCCAGCATCATAGACTGGTTGTTCCTTATGCAATAGGAGCCCTTTACAATCATCCTATTGAGGGTCTTCTACTCGACACTGTTGGTGGAGCCCTCTCGTTTCTTGTCTCAGGGATGACTGCGAGAACAGCCGTTATATTCTTCTGCTTTGCTGTTGTGAAAACTGTCGACGACCATTGTGGACTGTGGTTACCCGGCAATATCTTCCATCTATTTTTCCAGAATAACACTGCTTATCATGACATTCATCATCAACTACAAGGGCTGAAATACAATTATTCTCAGCCATTCTTCCCCATATGGGATAAAATTCTTGGGACATACATGCCTTTCAATCTTGTAAAGCGAGCCGAAGGGGGTTTTGAGGCAAGGCCTGCAAAGGATTAG
- the LOC25485021 gene encoding F-box/kelch-repeat protein At3g23880 gives MPHLHHSLNSQRLPVLPEELIVEILLRLPVKSLVQYKCVCKSWKTLISDSQFANNHHLLTSKAYPRLFLNDGVHEIVSYPVNSLLENPSTPVIPLVSFSFRMDLHSILGSCNGLLCLYHIHTRQCKLLNPSIQLKSQVSPTIVLDFEIIIHHGFGYDQVNHKYKLLLVVRDVVYWDLEPMTRIYTFGENSWKSLPNFPCLPHRGLGVYVSGTLNWIVAKDGVNSNQCVIISIDLEKENYGEVLLPQHDDAHNVRYSGLNVLSNCLSVCFDHSKESHWIVWMMKEYGVAKSWTKLFIIPHDKFKFRHLFVDPLFISGNGVVLLRIINFLLSKLVLYNLSDGRMDYLRILGKNDRDIHIYHAQDIHSDNGRDIHIHHVRDIYIHHESLVSQQW, from the exons ATGCCGCATCTTCACCACTCTCTAAACTCCCAGCGGCTGCCGGTTTTGCCGGAAGAACTCATCGTCGAGATCCTTTTGAGGCTTCCGGTGAAATCCCTTGTCCAATACAAGTGTGTTTGCAAATCATGGAAAACCCTAATCTCTGATTCCCAATTCGCAAACAATCACCACCTTCTAACCTCAAAAGCGTATCCACGATTGTTCCTTAACGATGGAGTCCACGAAATCGTATCATACCCGGTGAATTCATTGTTAGAAAACCCATCAACTCCTGTTATACCACTCGTTAGCTTCAGCTTCAGAATGGACTTGCATAGTATTCTAGGTTCATGCAATGGTTTGCTTTGTTTGTATCATATTCATACGCGTCAATGCAAATTATTGAATCCTTCCATCCAATTGAAATCCCAAGTATCTCCAACCATTGTATTAGATTTTGAGATTATCATACATCATGGTTTTGGTTATGATCAAGTTAACCACAAGTATAAGCTACTGTTAGTTGTGCGAGATGTGGTGTATTGGGATCTTGAACCTATGACTAGAATTTATACCTTTGGTGAAAATTCTTGGAAATCTCTTCCAAATTTCCCGTGTCTTCCTCATAGGGGTTTAGGGGTATATGTGAGTGGCACTTTGAATTGGATAGTTGCTAAAGATGGTGTCAATTCTAATCAATGTGTGATTATTTCCATTGAtcttgagaaagaaaattaCGGGGAAGTGTTGCTACCTCAACATGATGATGCTCACAATGTACGCTATTCTGGATTGAATGTGTTGAGTAACTGCCTTTCTGTGTGTTTTGATCATTCTAAGGAAAGTCATTGGATTGTATGGATGATGAAAGAGTATGGAGTTGCTAAGTCATGGACTAAATTGTTTATCATCCCTCACGACAAGTTCAAGTTTAGGCATCTTTTTGTTGACCCTTTGTTCATTTCAGGAAATGGTGTTGTTTTGCTGAGAATCATCAATTTCTTACTTTCCAAACTTGTTCTGTATAACTTATCTGATGGTAGGATGGATTATCTTCGGATTTTGGGCAAGAATGATCGGGATATACATATTTACCATGCTCAGGATATACATAGCGACAATGGTCGGGATATACATATTCACCATGTTCGGGATATATATATTCACCATGAGAGTCTAGTATCACAGCAGTG GTAA